The following DNA comes from Camelina sativa cultivar DH55 chromosome 14, Cs, whole genome shotgun sequence.
GCATTCTTAAGTAGGATTTGTCAGCATTGAAGCACTCGGCAGCAACTTTCTGAAGAAGAAAGCTATAGTCTTAGAGTACCTTCTGCATCTCCTTTGAGTTATTTTACCATCAGATAAAGGAACCTTTCCATATATCAAGAGTTGCCAACGGTGTTATTGACTATGTTAATGCTACATCAGATTTTCCGGTATGCTCTTTCCAAAGGATGTTGATCTGTCTTACGGAAAACGATCTTTCTACCAAGTCTGGAGACAGGTATAGAATCTCTCTAACAAAACGTTCGTTATGAGGAAGTTTGAATTTGGTATTATTTTATATCTGTTAGAGGTTGGTTATCGTTTTCTTTTGGTTAGGTCTTCATATATCTCTTAAGATTTTCACtgtgattttttcttataaatgttATCTATACACAATTTCATCATGTTTCTAGTGTAAGTCCGCATCATAAGTATATCCAGTTGGGTCTTGGAATCTATGTAGAGCTTGCGGAATGAGCAATTTTGTCAACTAGAGGACACTTACCTAgatttcacattattatctataGATATAAGATGTTGATGACAATGAGTCGCTGGAGTGGTGGAGAAGTAGCTGTTCTTAAAGATGGTTCACTACATTGGTTTCTGGTGCAGCATGGAAACAAAGTTCTTTAGAATTGACTGGAAAGGATTATTTTAACCATGTTAACTTTCTGGAGGCTGCGAGAGATCTATAGATAAGAATAAAGGCAAAGCTATTGTAGATAAGGAATACATAGGATTAGCTCACTTACTCCTGGAGTTGACTGCTACTTCTGTGGGTTTAAGATCAAGGCTTTATATTGATATGAAATTAGATTGGTGTAGGTTTTACCAGGATTAATAGTCGCTGATACATATCTAGAGGTTCTTAGTTTACTTCCCTTTAGCTTTTCTGAAGACTCTGAAAACTACTCAGCTTAAGAGTGAGTTAGAAACGACTTACATTTTCGGAAAAGCTTGCCCTCGTGTGTTCTTATCGTGGACAGATGGAATAGTATTGGAACTGTATGTAGACTCTGAAGATCAGCATATTCTAGAGGAAGAACAGAGTCGTTACTTTGGATCTGCAAGTGCTTTCAAAGATTCAAGCTTCAGTAGTGTGAATCTTCTTGGAACGGTACATGGTGCGGGCCATTTGTTCTCAGCCAGTGGATAAGCTTGGACACGAATAGGAAAAGATTATCCTTCACGCTCCATACCCGTTTACCTATTAAACATTAGTTGTAGAAATCCCCGTCTGCTGTGTCACGTAGCATTGTATGGTTGCATAAATATTATCTAGAAAAGCTGCTCGTTTCTTGGTTTACACAGGTTTTGattgttcttttcctttttgcagGCGAGAAAGCTTCAAAAGAATAAACCTGAGACCATTTATCTAAGAGTTGGTACAGACAAAGAACCAGAAAGGTTATAACAGAAACCAGTTAGTGTGTTAATCAATAAATACATCTTCTCATAATCTTACATTCATATGCGCGTATCTGTGTCATCTTAATCCAATGGTTGAATGTTATTTATTCATATGTATTGCAAGTTATGATCTAAGAATGATTCTAATTCGGAAATTTTCTTTCAGGTGGTTAGAACAGGAGGAAACATCTTCGATCTTTTTCCTTTCACCAACGTCTTGGTATCAGGGAAGAAACCGTCGCCAACTTCCTCAATCGCACCATCTCTTGTCACACTAATTGGATACGCTACCAAATGAATGCCGAGCATGTCCACGACCTTGTCTCCGCTGTAAATCTCCCACATTTGCTCTCCTACCGTCCGTAACCCTTGGACGCATTCAAGACTCTCTGGCTCTGACGATGATAAGTTATCCGCCGTGATCTGGCCACCGGTATGCTCATACCAGAGCGATAACCTGTAAGCTCGAATTTCGTTGGTGTTGTTTGTATCGGTTTGGTAGCAACCTA
Coding sequences within:
- the LOC104744169 gene encoding LOW QUALITY PROTEIN: uncharacterized protein LOC104744169 (The sequence of the model RefSeq protein was modified relative to this genomic sequence to represent the inferred CDS: inserted 2 bases in 1 codon; substituted 1 base at 1 genomic stop codon), which gives rise to MEGRWSGADAQLGGDXGKSQLNIDSDHTKGCQKLGGLVKDSNSWMTNGFYRRQTKATFVELLHQRHGGQNSELLNTILKRPGQTFRCRSLFLSFGTFMMSRILRWGIPGILSTFCISFELFYHQIKEPFHISRVANGVIDYVNATSDFPVCSFQRMLICLTENDLSTKSGDRAILSTRGHLPRFHIIIYRYKMLMTMSRWSGGEVAVLKDGSLHWFLVQHGNKIGVGFTRINSXADTYLEVLSLLPFSFSEDSENYSA